Genomic window (Arthrobacter sp. StoSoilA2):
TCGCGGGAGTCTTCAATAGTGCAGCATCCCCGGCTTCCGGTGCGAAGGGTGCCGGGCATGCGAGACAACGCAAGGTGGACTCCGACGACGTCGTGTCCGGCCTCGACGGCGCGGGCGGCGGCCACGGCGGAGTCGACTCCGCCGCTCATTGCTGCAAGTACTCGCATGCTGGCTTTCCGTGATTCAGGGGGTTTTGGATGGTGATTCCGGCTGAGGCGAGCCGGCACGCCCAACTATTCTAGCGCCCGCACCAATGTGCGCGCTAAATCCCTTGACTGGGCATAGGACGAAATCTAAAGTCAAACTAAGTTGTTTTAGAAGAGCCAAGACAAAGGTGGGCTGAAATGACGCATGAACGAATGGTCATCGCCGGCGGCGGCCTGGCCGGTGCAACCGCAGCAAAAACCCTTCGCTCAGAAGGCTTTGCCGGACCAGTGACCCTCCTGGCATCCGAGGAGCGGATCCCTTACCTTCGGCCACCCCTTTCCAAGGAGTTCCTTCTGGGCAAGGACGACGAGGATAGCGTCCCGGTGGTGCCGGCTGGCTGGTACGAAGAAAACGACGTCGAACTGCTGTTGGGCAATCCCGCATCGGGCATCGACGCGGGAAGCCGCACCGTCACGCTAAAGGACGGCCGAAGCCTGGACTACGCCAAGTTGGTGATAGCCACCGGGGCGCAACCCCGGCAGATTCCGCTGCCCGGCACGGACCTGGAGGGAGTCATGACATTCAGGACGTTCGGGGACAGCCTGCGCCTGCAGTCCCTGCTCCGGGACGGCGGCAGGCGTGTGGTCATGGTCGGTTCCGGATGGATCGGCATGGAATTGGCCGCAGCTGCCCGCACTTACGGCAATGATGTGGTCTTGCTTGGCTTGGAGGAAATCCCCCTCAGTGCCGCCATCGGCCCCGAATTGGGCAACTACTTCCGGGCACTCCATGAACAGAACGGTGTCAGCTTCAGGCAGCCCGCCAGCGCTGCGGGCATCGAAGGGAAGGATGGCCGCGCAACCGCAGTGCGGACCGACACCGGTGAGGTCCTGCCCGCAGATATCGTCATCATTGCCGTGGGGGTCGTGCCCGACACATCATTGGCGGAAACAGCGGGGCTGACCCTGGACAACGGAATCCTGGTGGATTCCGCGCTTCGCACCAGCGCCCCGGACATCCTTGCAGCAGGTGACGTTGCCAACGCCCTGCATCCCTTCACCGGCGAACACCACCGCAGTGAGCATTGGGCGAATGCACTTAATGGCGGCAAGGTGGCTGCCAAGACGATGCTGGACCAAAATTCCGCTTTGGATGTTGTCCCGTATTTCTATACGGATCAGTTCACCCTCAGCATGGAGTACTCGGGTTTCCCCTCGCTGGCCACCGGAGTAGAGCCTGTGATTCGCGGCTCGCTCGATGACGGCAGTTTCATCGCGTTCTGGATGCGCGATGGCCGGAAGGAACAGGGCGAAGTGGTGGCCGGCATGAACGTGAACATGCGGCGCGTACAGAAGCCGATCAAGGCACTGATTTCAGGCCGGGTGCAGGTGAACGTTGCACATCTCACGAGTCCCGACGTTCCCCTTGAGGACCTTTTGCCCGGCGACTGACTTTCGCGACCCGGCTTTTGCTGGGGGCCTCATTGCCGGGCTAAGACGCCGGGGCTCCCCGCCGCGCTACCGTTGCCGCTGTCTGGATGTTTGATTCATGGCCGGCCATGCCTGCTTGACGGGCCCGGGCGCAAGCCTCGGGAAGCGCCTTGAGCAGGGCATCGACGTCGGCGTCCGTAGAGCTGTGCCCCAGCGTAAAGCGCTGGGCGCCACGGGCAGTGTCTTCGTCCAGGCCCATGGCCAGGAGGACGTGCGAGGGGCGGGGCACCCCGGCGGTGCAGGCCGAACCGGTAGATGATTCAACGCCGGCGAGGTCCAAAAGGAACAGGAGCGAATCTCCCTCGCAACCGGGAAAAGTAAAGTGGGCGTTGCCGGGCAGTCGGCCTTCCCCGGGCGCCCCACGAAGCACAGCGTCCGGAACGGCCTGCCGAACCCCGGCAATGAGACGGTCGCGCAGCTTGCTGATGCGCTCACCCTCGGCGGCAAGGTTATCGGTTACGGCCTCCGCAGCCGCCGCGAAGGCAGCAATGGCGGGCGTGTCCAGAGTCCCCGAGCGCACATCGCGCTCCTGCCCGCCGCCGTGCTGAACCGGAGTCAACTTGATGGACCGTCCGAGGAACAACGCGCCCACGCCAACGGGCCCGCCGAGCTTATGCCCCGAGACTGACATAGCAGCAAGCCCGGAAGCCCGGAAATCGACCGGAATGGAGCCGAAGGCCTGGACCGCATCCGAGTGCACCGGAATCCCGTATCGGCTGGCCAGCTCCACTATTTCTGCGACGGGCTGAATCGTGCCCACTTCGTTATTGGCCCACATCACCGTGACAAGCGCGACAGAGTCGGGGTCGCGCTGGAGTTCACGTTGCACGGCCTCAAGCTGCACTGCACCCTCTGCATCCACCGGCAACCACACGGCCTCGGCTCCCTCATGACGCTCAAGCCACTCCACAGTGTCCATGACCGCATGATGTTCGACGGCGGAACACAGGATGCGGGTCCGGCGGGGGTTTTCGTCATGGCGGGCCCAGAAAAGGCCCTTGACTGCCAGGTTGTCAGCCTCAGTCCCACCCGACGTGAAAATTACCTCGGACGGGTGGGCTCCAGCGGCCGCCGCCAACGATTCGCGCGCATCTTCCACCGCGCGCCTTGCCCGCCGCCCGGCT
Coding sequences:
- a CDS encoding FAD-dependent oxidoreductase, coding for MTHERMVIAGGGLAGATAAKTLRSEGFAGPVTLLASEERIPYLRPPLSKEFLLGKDDEDSVPVVPAGWYEENDVELLLGNPASGIDAGSRTVTLKDGRSLDYAKLVIATGAQPRQIPLPGTDLEGVMTFRTFGDSLRLQSLLRDGGRRVVMVGSGWIGMELAAAARTYGNDVVLLGLEEIPLSAAIGPELGNYFRALHEQNGVSFRQPASAAGIEGKDGRATAVRTDTGEVLPADIVIIAVGVVPDTSLAETAGLTLDNGILVDSALRTSAPDILAAGDVANALHPFTGEHHRSEHWANALNGGKVAAKTMLDQNSALDVVPYFYTDQFTLSMEYSGFPSLATGVEPVIRGSLDDGSFIAFWMRDGRKEQGEVVAGMNVNMRRVQKPIKALISGRVQVNVAHLTSPDVPLEDLLPGD
- a CDS encoding cysteine desulfurase family protein; its protein translation is MPVYLDHAATTPMSAQALAVMTRELARTGNPSSLHGAGRRARRAVEDARESLAAAAGAHPSEVIFTSGGTEADNLAVKGLFWARHDENPRRTRILCSAVEHHAVMDTVEWLERHEGAEAVWLPVDAEGAVQLEAVQRELQRDPDSVALVTVMWANNEVGTIQPVAEIVELASRYGIPVHSDAVQAFGSIPVDFRASGLAAMSVSGHKLGGPVGVGALFLGRSIKLTPVQHGGGQERDVRSGTLDTPAIAAFAAAAEAVTDNLAAEGERISKLRDRLIAGVRQAVPDAVLRGAPGEGRLPGNAHFTFPGCEGDSLLFLLDLAGVESSTGSACTAGVPRPSHVLLAMGLDEDTARGAQRFTLGHSSTDADVDALLKALPEACARARQAGMAGHESNIQTAATVARRGAPAS